A single region of the Flammeovirga agarivorans genome encodes:
- a CDS encoding DUF5686 and carboxypeptidase-like regulatory domain-containing protein codes for MRFNLQSHFLLTILLGWLFSFQVTFAQEFFIKGQVIDAKTNDPIPYASVFIEGTTNGSLTDINGLFTIKVKDVSANNTIVAKFTGYELCKKKIAKGGKEKKIIIKLKESATELEEVVIKSRKWENPAWAILRNVQKYKNRNDVRDLKAYQYGSYTKTDIWVGNVNENFKKKKVVKDILDSYKTFEPIKDKNGKPIIPIFSSETLSDVYYIRNPDAKTEVIKKSRIQSLGPDDDEMVSQIVGSSFVDFNLYQNSFSFLNKQFISPITSEWRNYYDYTLQPKKVEVQGVQCHKIEFEPRREEDLAFKGAIFIADSTHNYALVKMDAILGKGANINFIDSVHIDQEYLPVAYDDSKLAWLPQQQNFIISIGKIADRWAKVKLKIKINNQDFIVNQPKSRIFYEQPTSLDPDALIETKDEAYWQQHRPNQLSNEESQVYAMIDSAEATPRVKLISSVGDMIGSGHKKFGPIELGPIPFLYAYNSVEKHRFQLGFQTNNEFSKKVAFSGFVGYGAKDKAWKYGATARFILNRDSWSILGVSYYNDLRRVSVNQANFNSRPLFIAALRWGDMRYPYMEKNASVWYERDLTRGLNIVGKFSHRIIDPLFPYKIDGSFENNMPEYDRLIGSEIYIKLTYGLGHRYVANRSHHRKLVAQDRRPRLTFDYTTGIPDLFGSNYSYHQIRVGIDQKVTLGKFGNTAYFLTGGYIPTKAPFPFLAMPFGNNVPILYNKFAFNLMDLGEFVGDKWASLQLMHRFEGNILNRIPLIKKLGWRTVGICNIMYGELSSQNENQAVQPQLLEGETYDPNRQAKALNSNTPYVEIGTGVENIFKVLRVYTIWRTTYHTPSSRNFGVYCAFGLSF; via the coding sequence ATGAGATTCAACTTACAAAGCCACTTTTTACTCACTATTCTTCTTGGTTGGTTGTTTTCATTTCAAGTCACTTTTGCTCAAGAGTTTTTCATTAAAGGGCAAGTGATCGATGCAAAAACAAACGATCCTATTCCTTATGCCAGTGTGTTTATTGAAGGAACTACGAATGGTTCTCTCACCGATATCAATGGTCTATTCACAATTAAAGTAAAAGATGTTTCAGCAAACAATACTATAGTTGCAAAATTTACTGGATATGAATTATGTAAAAAGAAAATTGCCAAAGGAGGAAAAGAGAAAAAAATCATAATAAAACTCAAAGAGTCTGCAACTGAATTAGAAGAAGTAGTTATTAAGTCAAGAAAATGGGAAAACCCTGCTTGGGCAATCTTAAGAAATGTACAAAAGTATAAAAATAGAAATGATGTAAGAGACTTAAAGGCTTATCAATATGGTAGTTATACAAAGACTGATATTTGGGTAGGCAATGTCAATGAAAATTTCAAAAAGAAGAAAGTTGTTAAAGACATTCTAGATTCATATAAAACATTTGAACCGATCAAAGATAAAAACGGAAAACCCATTATCCCTATTTTCTCCTCTGAAACCCTTTCTGATGTTTATTATATAAGGAATCCAGATGCAAAAACTGAAGTCATCAAAAAATCGAGGATTCAAAGTTTAGGCCCGGATGATGATGAAATGGTATCACAAATTGTTGGATCGTCGTTCGTCGATTTTAATTTATATCAAAATTCCTTCTCCTTTTTGAATAAGCAATTCATTTCTCCTATCACTTCAGAATGGAGAAATTATTATGATTACACGCTTCAACCTAAAAAAGTAGAAGTACAAGGAGTACAATGTCATAAGATAGAATTTGAACCAAGAAGAGAAGAAGATTTAGCATTTAAAGGAGCCATATTTATTGCAGATTCAACACATAACTACGCTTTAGTGAAAATGGATGCTATTCTTGGGAAAGGAGCGAATATCAACTTTATTGATAGTGTACATATTGATCAAGAGTATTTACCTGTTGCTTATGATGACAGTAAATTAGCCTGGCTACCACAACAACAAAACTTTATCATTTCAATTGGTAAAATAGCTGACCGTTGGGCAAAAGTAAAACTAAAAATCAAAATCAATAATCAAGATTTTATCGTTAATCAGCCCAAATCTAGAATATTTTACGAACAACCTACGTCCTTAGACCCTGATGCACTTATTGAGACTAAAGATGAGGCTTACTGGCAACAGCACCGACCCAACCAGCTTTCTAATGAAGAAAGTCAAGTCTACGCAATGATCGACTCAGCGGAAGCTACACCTCGAGTAAAACTAATCTCTTCTGTCGGGGATATGATTGGCTCTGGACACAAGAAATTTGGGCCAATAGAACTTGGACCTATTCCTTTTCTATATGCATATAATAGTGTTGAGAAGCATCGTTTTCAATTGGGGTTTCAAACGAATAATGAATTCAGTAAAAAGGTGGCTTTTAGTGGTTTTGTAGGATATGGAGCAAAAGACAAAGCTTGGAAATATGGAGCAACAGCTCGCTTTATATTGAACCGAGATTCATGGAGTATTTTAGGTGTCTCTTATTATAATGATCTAAGGAGAGTAAGTGTCAATCAGGCTAATTTTAATAGTAGACCTTTGTTTATTGCTGCCTTACGATGGGGAGATATGCGTTACCCCTACATGGAAAAAAATGCATCAGTATGGTATGAAAGAGACCTTACCAGAGGTTTGAATATTGTTGGAAAATTTAGTCACAGAATAATCGACCCATTATTCCCTTATAAGATAGACGGCTCCTTTGAGAATAATATGCCGGAATACGATCGCCTCATAGGAAGTGAAATATATATTAAGCTAACTTATGGCCTAGGACATAGATATGTGGCCAATCGATCTCATCACAGAAAATTAGTGGCGCAAGATCGTAGACCAAGACTTACTTTCGATTACACTACAGGAATTCCTGATTTATTCGGTAGTAATTATTCTTACCATCAAATACGAGTGGGTATCGACCAAAAAGTAACTTTAGGTAAGTTTGGCAATACTGCTTACTTCCTTACTGGCGGGTACATCCCTACAAAAGCACCATTTCCATTTTTAGCTATGCCTTTTGGTAATAACGTCCCTATTCTTTATAACAAATTTGCTTTCAACCTTATGGATCTAGGTGAATTTGTTGGCGACAAATGGGCCTCACTACAGCTAATGCACCGTTTTGAAGGGAACATATTAAACAGGATTCCATTAATTAAGAAACTTGGGTGGAGAACTGTAGGAATTTGTAATATCATGTATGGTGAATTAAGCAGTCAAAATGAAAATCAAGCGGTCCAACCTCAATTACTTGAGGGGGAAACCTACGATCCGAACAGACAGGCAAAAGCTTTAAATTCAAATACACCATATGTGGAAATAGGAACAGGTGTAGAAAATATTTTTAAAGTATTAAGAGTCTATACTATTTGGAGAACTACCTATCACACACCTTCATCTAGAAACTTTGGTGTATACTGTGCTTTTGGTCTTTCATTTTAA
- the ispF gene encoding 2-C-methyl-D-erythritol 2,4-cyclodiphosphate synthase: MKIRVGQGYDVHRQGEGEELWLGGIKFDHTHGLIGHSDADVLIHAICDAVLGAANMRDIGYHFADTDPQFKGIDSKILLKDVMEIVRKEGWELGNVDCTIVAEKPKINPHIPAMKKCMAEVMNVDEEDISIKATTSEKMGFVGREEGMAVHAVALITKS, translated from the coding sequence ATGAAAATTAGAGTTGGACAAGGTTACGATGTACACCGTCAAGGTGAAGGTGAAGAATTATGGCTAGGAGGTATCAAGTTTGATCATACTCACGGATTAATTGGACATTCTGATGCCGATGTTCTTATCCATGCAATTTGTGATGCTGTCCTTGGCGCTGCAAATATGAGAGACATTGGGTATCATTTTGCAGACACTGACCCTCAATTTAAAGGAATTGACAGCAAAATTCTTTTAAAAGATGTCATGGAAATTGTCAGAAAAGAAGGTTGGGAATTGGGAAATGTTGATTGTACCATCGTTGCAGAGAAACCAAAAATAAACCCTCACATACCTGCCATGAAGAAATGTATGGCAGAAGTGATGAATGTGGATGAAGAAGATATTTCGATTAAAGCAACTACCTCAGAAAAAATGGGGTTTGTAGGAAGAGAAGAAGGAATGGCTGTTCATGCAGTTGCATTAATCACAAAAAGCTAA